The following are from one region of the Lytechinus pictus isolate F3 Inbred chromosome 4, Lp3.0, whole genome shotgun sequence genome:
- the LOC129258832 gene encoding uncharacterized protein LOC129258832, with protein MANSTMSMLQSCPIAIHRQSPDSEVLEEVPTLFTKSPGVELDSLSGFSVARDINENLDSFDTGFSRLSNSFTSGKSYPPSSQCLWRKYGVGINCEEGGEQFGQHEMAVCGTHVDERILPGFRYRVRIPSKMRGDRYQFGGRALHLLRIGQGYGKRLTFEDQYANINTNFFWSDTLPNGYAFIISAVEPGDEFVVCHQNRRPFGRATVIATSQRQVEISSSITEDKDIMKRVIVAMKISVQYTCEPHGMMSLRADEIVDVMGVAVVKKSAKRSRAVTRCVEEVEIPGHGECLLFDESE; from the exons ATGGCAAATTCTACCATGTCCATGCTTCAGTCTTGTCCGATCGCCATCCACCGCCAATCACCCGATAGCGAGGTTCTCGAAGAAGTGCCTACCCTCTTTACTAAGTCACCGGGTGTTGAGTTGGACAGTCTTTCCGGATTCAGTGTTGCCCGGGACATCAACGAAAATTTGGACTCCTTCGACACTGGATTTTCTCGCCTTTCGAACTCATTCACATCAGGGAAATCGTACCCACCATCATCTCAATGTTTGTGGAGAAAATATGGCGTTGGAATCAATTGCGAAGAAGGAGGGGAACAATTTGGACAACACGAGATGGCCGTTTGTG GAACGCATGTAGATGAAAGAATACTTCCCGGGTTTAGATACCGCGTTCGCATCCCATCAAAGATGAGAGGGGACCGTTACCAGTTTGGAGGCAGGGCACTCCATCTCCTTCGCATCGGACAAGGCTACGGGAAGCGCCTAACCTTCGAGGACCAGTACGCCAACATCAACACAAACTTCTTCTGGTCAGACACCCTACCCAACGGCTATGCCTTCATCATCAGCGCCGTCGAGCCTGGAGATGAATTCGTGGTATGCCATCAGAACCGACGTCCATTCGGTCGCGCAACCGTCATCGCAACGAGCCAACGTCAAGTCGAGATCAGTTCCTCGATCACCGAAGACAAGGATATCATGAAAAGGGTGATCGTTGCGATGAAGATCTCGGTGCAATACACATGTGAGCCTCACGGCATGATGTCGCTGAGAGCAGATGAGATCGTGGACGTGATGGGAGTCGCTGTTGTGAAGAAAAGTGCCAAAAGATCGAGAGCGGTCACGAGATGTGTAGAAGAGGTCGAGATTCCAGGACACGGTGAATGTCTACTCTTTGACGAGAGTGAATAA